The nucleotide sequence CATAAAAATCCTCTCCCGATTTTTTGAAAAAGACGGCCGTTTTCTCTCTTTTTAAACCCATCATGCACATCTCCACAGTAATCTCATCCGTCCGATTGGTCAACTTACGTGCGCCCACATTTGCCACGTACACATGCCAGTTCCGACTTAGCGAGCTCAGATCGCCGAGTACATAAGCATGGCCGTTTTTGAAAAACAAATTCAAAAATGCCACTTCTTCGGAAAAACTACGGTGAGGGGTAAGTTggtaattttgaaaaatgaaggtCCCACGTGAGTACTTGACCGAGTCAACGCCGAGGGAAAATTTCTCGGCGAGTTTTAAAATCCGAGGAATTGACAAAAGCAATTTTGTGGTCCCACAAGTTTTTAAAATGACTTTTAAAGGGTAAATAAATAAACTCGACTCAGAGAGTACGTAGGAATCAAACTCAGTGTTGGAGAGGTGTGACACGATGGTGCAACAAGCGGGTTCGAGGATTGAGTCGAGTTGTGACCGAGTCAGGGCTCGGAGACCGAGCCCGTTTGGGTCAGTGAACATAGGTGGCTCGGTAAATGTGATCTCTAGGCGCTTTTCATAGCCTTCGAAACCAATAACAGAAACAGTAGTAGCACCAGCCATTTTAGTAGTAAAAGATGAAAAACAGAATTTTTAAAAATGagaattattttaaaaagttaCGGATTATTGGCGAAAATAATTGAATAAAGGGATTATCAGGATGGCTTCCTCACGCACTGCAcacacaaaaaaacaaaaacaaaaaaaaaattagaaaacagAAAATGATGTAGATTCTAGATAAGAATTTATCGCATCCATATTTACACCAACTATACTAATTATGGTCTAGTGTTAGTTGTGTATGCGAAAACACATGTCATGTATTCATTTGATTTATGTAAACATATTAATGCGCCGTAGTAAAAATATTAACTAACTATGGTATAGTATATGTTGCACGAACTCTCCAGAATATTGTACGCCCGTGTTGGATCCTCAaaaaatgcaatatttttggaagATCCAACACGTACTCAGAGTTATAATGATAAAAGTGTGTGTGAAGATATATGTTATGTGTATTAATAGTTGGTATAAACAACGGATGCGAGTAAATTTTTACCATAAATTCTATAAATATGGAAAATAAACTTACGTTAGAGTAAGCAGCAGAACGGAATTTTTCGATCCCACCGTTGGGACGAACGTCTTCAATAATATAACCAAGAGGAGCTTCGTATTGGATAtggctattattattattagaagaagaagaattctTCTTACCACCTTTGGTTTCCATTACAACATCAATCTTTTCtgcaataaaattcaagaacttTATCAATCTCAATTTCATATTACTCAAATTAATATAAAATCTCCTCAATTATCTTagacattaaaaaaaaaaggaatagaCATGGATATGTTTGAAAAAGAATTCTTACATTTCTGATTGAAGATTAGAGAGCAGAGCTTTcttacttctttttttctttttctgtttcctTTTTTTGCTATGCAAGTGAAAAATGACTGTGAAAGTAGCAAAACAAAGCAACGAAGAGGAATTTGTTGTTTGGaaattgggtgaggaagagaaaTGAAGGGAGTGGGAGTATTTATCGATAGGGCAGAGGGGGAAAAAGCTAGGACTCCAATTactcctttttcctttttattttcttggatAAGTAATCTGATTTTTACTTTTACAATCTAAAATGGGTCAATTACCACATAATTATCTATTCTTTTAAAAagaatcaacaacaataacaataataaattcaatgtaatctcacaagtgtAATTCGAGGAGGAGGGTAGTGAGTACGCCACCTTACTCATGCCTTATGTAGGTGGAAAGTTTGTTTCCGATATACCCTCGGCTCAAAGCACGCATAATCACAAAGTAAAAATAGATAAGACTCTAATCTATGGAGTATGTAAGAGTCGCTTAAGAGTAACAATTAGCATTTGGTGAAGTTTTttaaaactgcttctaagtgtaattttctcaaaagtattttttaaaaaagtaattttggagagaagctaatagcttgtttggccaagtttcttcAAGTTCAAAAGTACTTCaaaaaagtcttcttttttttaaatttgaagtgtttggccaagcttttaggaGAAAAAAAGTGTTTCTGAAGAGAAGCAGAATCAGTTTTGGAGAAGTAGAAAAAATTAGCGTCTTTCCGGAAGCACTCtttttgagaagtacttttgagaaaaatatactcagaatcactttttaaaagtttggccaaatattAATTAttgcttaaaagtactttttaaataattaataaaatacaaattatttttcatcaaaattacttttaaaaaaaatacttaaaaaaatactttttaaaatataCTGATTTTTCCGACTTGGCCAAAAAGTCTTAGAGTGGGGAGAGGTTAATTTTGTCTCCTTGTAATAGTCGCATCTCTTGATTCTGCATGCCTTTCAATATTTCGACACGTATCTAtctgttttttcctttttctatttgTGGAAAGATGAATTTAATATACATTTCCTCTCGCTGGTTCATAATAAATTATACTGCTTACTCCGTTCATTTTTAGTTATCAAAGTATTCTAAAAATAagttttcatttttacttgtcacttttcacatatcaagaaaaaaaaaatattttttctgttttGCCCTTAGCATTAATAACTCATTCCAAATCCATTAAGACtatacatcaattaatatgggtaccGTGGTAAATTATGTACTTTATGTATTAGTATTTTTTAAGGAGTGTGCAAAGTTAATAATTGACAAATAAAAGTGAACTGAGGGAGTACAAACTAATTTTGTGGAAAATTGAAATTAATAGGCCTCTCCTTTTCTTATATCATACTAAATGTTAATCTTAGCTCTAAGAGAATGTTTAATTGGGACTATAACTTTTATTTCTAAATATCAAAGTTTGGGGATGTATGAGTTAATATATTTTACCTTTTActctaaaatatatataaatatttaattagctTACGCAATTGCGGAAACGAGATGTGAGTTTTTTTCTGCCTCTACGAGTAAGTATTAagtgatttttttgatttttttttattttaacgaGATGTGAGTTTGGTGACAAGTATAAAACTCATAAACTTTAAATTATGTTGACTTTCATTAAATCAAAATGGTATTTTTTTAATGTCTAGAGGACCAAAAGAATTTGGCTATTTGAATTTCAAAATTCTGTTTTACTATTTTATGCTTAATCACGTGATATAACTTTTTAACTAACTTAGTCAAAGGAATGGAATAAGTTCGTAAAATTTATCATTAAAGATTCCCTTGATCATAATTAAGTGGCATTAACAATTAACATATTCTACCCATATAAACAAAGCCATATATTTTGGGACACGAGAGAATTAACAAGTAAACATTATATTATTACACAATAGAACCAAAAACCAGTAGGAAAAAAAGAAGTATGAACATGataaataatgaatataatttttatttatttacttttaatcATTGAGataagagaaaacaaagagaatAATTAGTTTCTTAAGGAGATCTTGGAAACACACGAGGCTAATCAAGAAATTTATTGCATACTCTCTCCTTATTTTAAGTTTATTATTAAATTTGCTTCATATTACTATGAAGTCTGAAGTCAACTATAGCTAATTGTGGCCCCTAATAATAAGTTAATAACCTAATCTCATGGTCTATGCAGttaatataatttcaaatatTTTACTGATAATTGTGGTATTCGAGTCAGCTTACGTGCACCTCGACTAATTTTACGAGTTATCTGCTATCTCCCACTAGTACGACAGATACCGGGTTACTAAATCTACTAAGGTTTGGATAGATAAAATAGACCACCAAGTTAATAAAGTATaatgtaatttttttaaatttttagcaCTCATGTTCTATATTGTGCATCCTCCTAGGCAGAGACTCAGCTTCCACTATATATTTATAATCATTAAGATTTGATTGGTTAACTTGTACGTTTCTTTGAAAAGTTGTATATTTCTTTTCCACCTTCCTCTTTAATTTAGCAAgtatattttacttttcttaaatgTTGAAAGGTTAATTTTGTTTCCCAACTTATGGGTAGGTGAGATTATCCCTTTAGTTTCTAAATAGGGAAAATAGTCTAATTTATCTTTGtacctttaaaataatttatatttaaccTTCATTATACTTTTCGAAATAATTTGCCCTAATTACCCTAACGGCAACTTGTCCGCTGCAATGGAACCCGAATTAATCGAGTTAGTATGAATATGAATtgagttataaaaaaaaattctgcttcttttttaatgaaataatggacaaataagaaaatagaatTTTAACCTATGCCATAATCACTTAGGTAATACTGCACTAGTTTGCAAACATGCAATAGggaatttaatattttaaaatcagttTATCTAATTCAAGAATATGGAGCTTTCATAATAATTGGTTGGACTTTAATCTCCAATCTGAGAAAAGATAATATTTATTGGCAAGTAGTCACTAGTCAGGAAACAATTCTATAAACTCACAAAGAATGGTGCCAATTGGTTAACACCAAAAGCTAAAAATATCCAAATTTTGTCAATAATATATTCAAATTATACATATTGGATCAAAGCCAGCAATTAACTAGAATTTTAGAATTGTATATAGTGAAGAGAGACTTTAGACAGAGTCCCAcatcggcaaaacacaagagggatgctgggtatataagttaacaagcgacgcgttttaaacccgtgagggcctaggcccaaagcggacaatattaCTAGCGGGCTAGGCTGTTACAGAGAGTTTGGCTGATCAAAGATCTTATATTCGAGCCCTGAGTATATATGAAGTCGCCTGGGTTAAAAAATACTTTAACCCTTGTGAAATATTCCGGCACGAATCTAATTTCAATCAAGCCTTAATATAGGTACCGAATATTGTTTGGCGCGTGCTTCAATATAGTccgcatttattttattttattttattatgcatgcTTAAGCATCAATCTTTTCATGTGTTCATGGTCCTTTTTTCCCTTTAAATATGTTctcattctttttattttctcattctttttatcaaataaaataaaagtttccCTGCCCTAAATTCTATTTTCCCTATAATAATGAATTATTCGAGAATAATGACGGCTTTAAATAGTATAATTGGTCATTTTCACAAATATACGAGGATAAAAGTCACTAAGAAATCAGACGTGTTGCTTACTGGGTGCATGGATAGAATTATAGGCATTGGTCCTACAattaattattgaaaataaaatatatatatttttagaacgagaaaaagaaaagaaatggaaagGGCCAATTGTGGATGCTAAATACACCCGTTAATGGAATAGAACTAACAACTTAAGAATTGTTCAAAgtgaaataaacaaaataaattcaagaaataatttcCATAAGTAATAAACTATGCTTTCAAGTATTTTTGCTTCCATAAATTActtaacaataattttctttcaAGAATATCACATCCTCTTTTCGGatgaaaaaattgtaaaaatagcgTAGGCTAGCTAGTTTTTGTGGCGCTAATTACTATTTAATTACCATTTAAAAATTAGTTGGAAAAAAACCAGTTTTTCATTAAGATAAGTGAGAAAGGACTTTTCCACCCTATATATGCTCTTCATTTCATTTATCGGATAATcattgtttcttcttctttatttttctcattttgttttctttttgttatgtTCTGGTTTATGATAAATAAATACGTAGTAAAATTGTATACGTTAGATTTTCTTCGAATTATTCTGCATGAGGTTGAAGTTTTAAAATATGTAGATTCAATGCAATTAGACTGAAGTTAGGTTCAGATTTTGAATGCAATAAACTAAAAGTGTCTGCATAATCAGTCAGTGTATTTGAGAGTATATCCTAAACAAAAAGCTTATAAAAGACAAATTTTCACAGTTAATCAGAGTAAATTGATGCAAAATATCAAAATTTGATCATATCACAAGTAAAAGGTTCCTAAATATCACTTGTATAAATTCTCCACTTACTGATAGGATCTAAAAGGAGACATGTGCTGTTACATTCCAGATGAGATGGTGAATTGTGTTAAGTTATTTAACAGAATTAGTGCATGTATAGTTA is from Nicotiana tabacum cultivar K326 chromosome 18, ASM71507v2, whole genome shotgun sequence and encodes:
- the LOC107794448 gene encoding S-adenosylmethionine decarboxylase proenzyme-like, coding for MAGATTVSVIGFEGYEKRLEITFTEPPMFTDPNGLGLRALTRSQLDSILEPACCTIVSHLSNTEFDSYVLSESSLFIYPLKVILKTCGTTKLLLSIPRILKLAEKFSLGVDSVKYSRGTFIFQNYQLTPHRSFSEEVAFLNLFFKNGHAYVLGDLSSLSRNWHVYVANVGARKLTNRTDEITVEMCMMGLKREKTAVFFKKSGEDFYEMTKMSGISEIIPSHEICDFEFEPCGYSMNGIDGAAYSTVHVTPEDGFSYASYEAMGLDLGSIGLEPLIKRVLTCFEPAEFSVAVTCHGGSQLDIFADVDGYSCDNCVKQDLPGGEYIVYRCFTMAAEGGCAVHAAANSDSKTADHSDSMMVAHCWKELVKAEAVRV